Proteins co-encoded in one Bradyrhizobium sp. 170 genomic window:
- the cydD gene encoding thiol reductant ABC exporter subunit CydD, protein MTDRFGILSCRIPSTAVALSLAASLIWIPQALILADTVAAVCIGTDAELTGLSPIVLASMFALLLVARSVADTGAFSISARTSTAKKLDLRRKLIQAVLPWSPFDATRPPAGEIASLVVDQVETIDPFLVRYQIARFRMVVVPVAILVAILPVSWAVALMLAIAGPVIPIFMALIGATARERSRRQLDEAGNLTGLLLDRLRGLATIRLLGAEERVAAAIGASGERMRRSAMDVLSVAFLSSAVLEFFATVGVAMVALYVGFYLLGWVTFGATLTGFGLSGGLFMLLLAPDFFQPLREFAAGYHDRAGVAGFAERTDDIFNVERPSIVGHLDATAHRHLDRPPASSVDVRRLTVRLAGCERPLLKRANLAVAAGEHVAIMGLSGAGKSALLHAIAGLIEGVQGRIAIDGMLLTSDTAKTLRRRMAWIGQEPFVRQASLERNLQLGDQSIDRERAAAVLETARLTEQVARMQRQMLTPISENGAGLSGGELRRLAIARAVLADAPVILADEPTADLDGATADEVRSALLDAARGKTLIVATHDEDLARRMDRIITLCFGSIEEIAS, encoded by the coding sequence ATGACCGATCGCTTTGGGATACTCTCCTGTCGGATCCCATCCACTGCGGTGGCGCTCTCGCTTGCAGCAAGCCTGATCTGGATTCCCCAGGCCCTGATTCTCGCCGACACCGTTGCGGCTGTTTGCATCGGCACCGATGCCGAACTGACCGGACTGTCGCCGATCGTGCTCGCATCGATGTTCGCGCTGTTGCTGGTGGCCCGATCCGTCGCCGACACTGGAGCGTTTTCGATAAGCGCTCGCACTTCCACGGCGAAAAAATTGGATCTGCGGCGCAAGCTCATTCAAGCTGTTCTACCGTGGTCCCCGTTCGATGCCACCCGGCCGCCGGCCGGCGAAATCGCGTCGCTTGTTGTTGATCAGGTAGAGACGATCGACCCGTTTCTCGTCAGGTATCAGATCGCCCGATTCAGAATGGTGGTGGTTCCCGTCGCAATTCTCGTCGCGATTCTGCCGGTCAGCTGGGCTGTCGCATTGATGCTGGCGATCGCTGGACCGGTAATTCCGATTTTCATGGCGTTGATCGGCGCAACGGCGCGGGAGCGCAGCCGCCGGCAACTCGACGAAGCGGGCAACTTGACCGGGCTACTGCTCGATCGCCTGCGCGGTCTGGCGACCATCCGTCTATTGGGCGCTGAAGAGCGTGTCGCCGCGGCAATCGGGGCTTCCGGTGAGCGCATGAGACGCTCCGCCATGGATGTGCTGTCGGTCGCCTTTCTGTCTTCTGCGGTGCTCGAATTTTTTGCCACCGTCGGTGTCGCGATGGTGGCGCTTTATGTCGGCTTCTATCTTTTGGGATGGGTTACCTTTGGCGCCACACTGACCGGTTTCGGACTATCCGGAGGTCTGTTCATGCTGTTGCTGGCGCCGGATTTCTTTCAGCCGTTGCGAGAGTTCGCGGCCGGCTATCACGACCGCGCCGGCGTGGCGGGGTTCGCCGAACGCACAGATGATATCTTCAACGTCGAGCGGCCGAGCATCGTCGGTCACCTTGATGCCACCGCGCATCGCCATCTCGATCGTCCTCCAGCGTCCTCAGTGGACGTCAGACGGTTGACTGTCCGGCTTGCAGGCTGTGAGCGTCCGTTGCTGAAGCGTGCGAACCTTGCGGTCGCCGCCGGCGAGCACGTCGCGATCATGGGACTGAGCGGCGCCGGGAAGAGCGCCTTGCTTCACGCTATCGCAGGTCTCATCGAAGGAGTTCAGGGCCGAATTGCGATCGATGGCATGCTCCTTACAAGCGACACGGCGAAAACTTTACGTCGTCGAATGGCCTGGATCGGACAGGAGCCGTTTGTGCGGCAAGCCTCGCTCGAGCGAAATCTTCAACTGGGGGACCAGTCGATCGACCGCGAGCGCGCCGCCGCCGTGCTTGAGACCGCGCGCCTGACGGAACAGGTAGCGCGGATGCAGCGCCAGATGCTGACGCCGATCAGCGAGAATGGTGCAGGTCTCTCGGGCGGGGAGCTTCGCCGTCTCGCGATCGCGCGCGCGGTGCTAGCCGATGCACCGGTGATTCTTGCGGACGAGCCGACGGCGGATCTCGACGGCGCGACTGCAGATGAAGTTCGCTCGGCACTTCTGGATGCGGCGCGGGGGAAGACACTGATTGTTGCGACACACGACGAAGATCTGGCTCGCCGGATGGATCGGATCATTACCCTGTGCTTCGGCAGCATCGAGGAAATCGCTTCGTGA
- the cydC gene encoding thiol reductant ABC exporter subunit CydC, giving the protein MTGTAALLEVLWSMIRFAPWRFISGVALAALTLAAGAGLLALSGYLIAGSAIAAIGLVAFDMVIPSATIRLFAIVRTVARYAERLATHDTTFRFIAGLRANVFRSIADGRGELARTQAGVLLARLSSDLDALDGLSIHFATPLFAAAVILTGFAVILWGISPLLAAATITPVLLGGVLAPCLIGVFATRDARRRMLALDAARTRLADLDRGRTELCIAGALAAHAEGVAAASKLAAETELRLIQLAAGLRLAGSLGSQGAILGALLSGAALVGSHNATPLMFAAIVVFSFSLGEVVAPLRLAALDLGRWTLAARRVRLLLGDQIATTDKPVEHELANSLGDLKLVDVSFTFPGENEPVAKDISLRVAPGETVALVGPSGGGKSTILSLAAGLLTPDCGAVALGGEGLSRPGRAASGGRIGYLLQRTELFRGSIADNLLMGRLDASDDELQIAVAAVGLDQAIANLPKGLHHQLGDGGTGLSGGERRRLGIARLLIASPDVYVFDEATEGLDAATAALVIENIRFETRGRAVLLATHHRDEADNADTLLWIEKGKLTQMARRGETAFDAILDQLNPRSCRGLDPGRGGRLAEHGGRIPAAGLVGAG; this is encoded by the coding sequence GTGACCGGGACGGCCGCATTGCTCGAGGTGCTTTGGTCGATGATCCGCTTCGCGCCATGGCGCTTCATAAGTGGCGTGGCACTGGCCGCACTGACACTTGCAGCTGGGGCAGGGCTACTCGCCCTTTCCGGCTATCTAATCGCGGGCTCGGCGATCGCGGCAATAGGTTTGGTAGCGTTTGACATGGTCATTCCCAGCGCCACGATACGCTTGTTTGCCATTGTGCGCACGGTTGCCCGTTACGCCGAACGGCTTGCAACCCACGACACTACCTTCCGCTTCATTGCGGGATTACGCGCGAACGTTTTCCGGTCCATCGCAGATGGACGTGGCGAGTTGGCCAGAACGCAGGCTGGCGTGCTTCTCGCGCGACTCTCGAGTGACCTCGACGCGCTCGATGGTCTGAGCATCCATTTCGCAACTCCGCTGTTCGCCGCAGCGGTCATCCTCACAGGCTTTGCAGTTATCCTGTGGGGCATCAGTCCGCTCTTGGCTGCCGCCACGATCACGCCTGTTTTGCTCGGCGGCGTCCTGGCGCCTTGTTTGATCGGAGTTTTCGCGACCCGCGACGCGCGAAGGCGAATGCTGGCGCTTGACGCTGCCCGGACACGTCTGGCCGACCTGGACCGCGGACGCACCGAGCTCTGCATTGCGGGGGCGCTCGCTGCTCACGCAGAAGGCGTTGCTGCGGCCTCTAAACTCGCGGCCGAGACTGAACTTCGTCTCATACAGCTCGCTGCCGGCCTGCGGTTGGCGGGATCGTTGGGGAGTCAGGGCGCGATCCTCGGCGCGCTACTCAGTGGGGCGGCTCTAGTCGGCTCACACAATGCAACGCCGCTGATGTTTGCGGCCATTGTCGTTTTCTCCTTCTCACTCGGCGAAGTGGTGGCTCCGCTCCGTTTGGCAGCGTTGGATTTGGGGCGTTGGACCCTTGCTGCGCGCCGGGTACGACTATTACTAGGCGATCAAATTGCGACGACGGACAAGCCGGTCGAACATGAGCTCGCGAATTCTCTCGGCGACCTCAAACTTGTCGATGTTAGCTTCACGTTTCCAGGTGAAAACGAACCCGTCGCAAAAGACATTTCGCTGCGCGTGGCACCGGGGGAGACGGTCGCACTCGTGGGGCCTAGCGGCGGCGGCAAGTCGACCATTCTGTCCCTCGCCGCCGGCCTGCTCACACCGGATTGTGGGGCCGTAGCGCTTGGTGGCGAAGGTCTTAGCCGGCCAGGCCGGGCGGCGTCTGGTGGTCGTATCGGCTATCTTCTGCAGCGAACCGAATTGTTCCGCGGTTCGATCGCCGACAATCTGCTGATGGGCCGGCTCGACGCAAGCGATGACGAGCTGCAGATCGCTGTGGCGGCGGTCGGTCTTGATCAGGCAATCGCAAATCTGCCGAAGGGATTACACCATCAGCTTGGAGATGGTGGAACAGGTCTCTCGGGCGGGGAGCGGCGACGATTGGGGATTGCTCGTTTGCTTATCGCATCGCCGGATGTCTACGTCTTCGACGAAGCGACGGAAGGGCTTGATGCCGCAACCGCCGCCCTCGTGATCGAGAATATTCGGTTCGAAACGCGCGGGCGAGCCGTCCTGCTGGCCACACATCATCGGGACGAAGCCGACAACGCCGACACGTTGCTATGGATAGAAAAGGGCAAACTGACCCAAATGGCGCGCAGGGGCGAAACCGCTTTCGATGCGATCCTCGATCAGCTTAATCCGCGCAGTTGTCGAGGTCTGGACCCTGGTCGAGGAGGTAGGCTTGCTGAGCACGGCGGGAGAATCCCTGCGGCCGGGCTCGTAGGTGCAGGCTGA
- a CDS encoding AraC family transcriptional regulator: MSDLGSSIAGYSRPSPPSIVEISPPDIARRQLANWGAIQADTVEVTRRETFEYGFQARRHLLVAYERAERHEGETLIEGLPKSTLREFNCKLSFVPAGHRFYGWQTPRVLTRVTYFYIDVQDSLFDPETGITCPTISPRLFFFDQAVWNTALKLKAEVGNCDPGSRQYAEALSLVLMHELIRLERTTSVVARPMRGGLPVWQQKRVVEFIEEHLAEDVSLVALAELVDLSVFHFARAFKQSFGVPPHRYHMDRRMDRARSLLRGPALSVTQIGIQLGFRETSSFTRAFRKITGLTPTEYRGHRED, translated from the coding sequence ATGAGTGACCTCGGCAGCAGCATTGCGGGTTATTCTCGTCCCTCCCCTCCATCAATCGTTGAAATTTCGCCGCCCGATATCGCTCGCCGGCAACTAGCGAACTGGGGCGCAATACAAGCGGACACGGTAGAGGTCACCCGGCGCGAAACGTTCGAATACGGCTTCCAAGCGCGAAGGCATCTGCTGGTCGCTTACGAGCGTGCAGAACGACATGAAGGCGAGACGCTTATCGAGGGTTTGCCAAAATCGACTTTGCGCGAGTTCAATTGCAAGCTCAGCTTCGTGCCTGCCGGGCATCGCTTCTACGGATGGCAGACGCCGCGAGTTCTCACGCGCGTCACATATTTCTATATTGATGTGCAGGATTCGTTGTTTGATCCGGAAACTGGCATCACTTGTCCCACGATCAGTCCGCGACTGTTCTTCTTCGATCAAGCCGTCTGGAATACGGCGCTCAAACTGAAGGCCGAGGTCGGGAACTGCGATCCGGGAAGCCGCCAGTATGCAGAGGCCTTGAGTCTGGTACTGATGCACGAACTCATCCGATTGGAACGAACCACGTCCGTTGTGGCGAGGCCGATGCGTGGCGGCTTGCCAGTGTGGCAGCAGAAGCGCGTGGTGGAATTCATCGAGGAGCATCTCGCGGAGGACGTTTCGTTGGTCGCTCTCGCGGAGCTTGTCGATCTGAGCGTCTTTCACTTTGCGCGCGCCTTCAAACAATCCTTCGGCGTGCCGCCGCATCGCTACCATATGGACCGCCGGATGGATCGCGCCAGGAGCCTGCTGCGGGGGCCGGCGCTCTCTGTGACACAGATCGGCATCCAGCTTGGCTTTCGCGAAACGAGTTCGTTCACGAGAGCATTTCGTAAAATCACCGGACTTACGCCGACCGAATATCGGGGCCACCGAGAGGATTAG
- the tehA gene encoding dicarboxylate transporter/tellurite-resistance protein TehA, whose translation MRIKVPVVPASFFGMVIGLAGLGTVWRWAHQVWGLPAVVGEAIIWLSIAVWVGLTILYIAKWSVACDDASAEVADPVQCCFVGLIGVATMLVAGGIQPYSPALAVILFTAGAAFAFGFAVWRTGGLWRGEREHAATTAVLYLPSVAGSFVTAITAAALGYADWGQVIFGGGLFSWLAIESVPLGRMLTGPELAAALRPTLGIQLAPAPVGAVAYLSVTQGPPDVFAHALIGYGVLQLLILLRLLPWIGPGGFTPSYWAFTFGITALATAPLKLLARGDSGAIADLAGILFGAANLAVAAVMIGTVLLAMRGKLFAKTVTFRLLAHGSPAG comes from the coding sequence ATGAGAATCAAGGTTCCGGTCGTGCCGGCCTCGTTCTTCGGCATGGTCATCGGTTTGGCCGGTCTCGGCACGGTCTGGCGCTGGGCGCATCAGGTCTGGGGCCTGCCGGCTGTCGTCGGCGAAGCGATCATCTGGCTTTCAATCGCCGTATGGGTGGGTCTTACGATCCTCTACATCGCCAAATGGTCCGTCGCCTGCGACGACGCCAGTGCCGAGGTCGCGGACCCCGTCCAGTGCTGTTTCGTCGGCCTGATCGGCGTCGCGACCATGCTCGTCGCCGGCGGTATCCAGCCCTATTCGCCCGCGCTTGCAGTGATCCTGTTCACGGCCGGCGCCGCCTTCGCGTTCGGCTTCGCGGTCTGGCGCACCGGCGGTCTCTGGCGGGGCGAGCGCGAGCACGCCGCAACGACCGCAGTCCTCTATCTGCCGAGCGTCGCCGGCAGTTTTGTCACCGCCATCACCGCCGCGGCGCTCGGCTATGCCGATTGGGGGCAAGTGATCTTTGGCGGCGGCCTCTTTTCCTGGCTCGCTATCGAATCCGTGCCGCTCGGGCGCATGCTGACCGGTCCGGAACTCGCCGCCGCGCTTCGCCCGACGCTCGGCATCCAACTCGCCCCGGCGCCGGTCGGTGCGGTCGCCTATCTCAGCGTCACACAAGGCCCGCCGGACGTGTTCGCCCATGCGCTGATCGGCTATGGCGTGCTGCAGTTGCTGATCCTCCTCCGCCTCCTGCCGTGGATTGGCCCGGGCGGGTTCACGCCCTCCTACTGGGCCTTCACCTTCGGCATCACCGCACTGGCGACGGCGCCGTTGAAGCTTCTCGCTCGCGGCGACAGCGGCGCGATTGCCGACCTTGCCGGCATCCTGTTCGGCGCGGCGAACCTAGCGGTCGCCGCCGTCATGATCGGCACGGTCCTGCTTGCGATGCGAGGAAAGTTGTTCGCGAAGACCGTGACCTTTCGCCTCTTGGCGCACGGCTCCCCCGCAGGGTGA
- the cydB gene encoding cytochrome d ubiquinol oxidase subunit II has translation MVTYWVSLLAISILLYVLLDGFDLGIGILFGLTRDEARRHAMWGAVAPIWDGNETWLVVTAVILWGAFPAVYAMLMSAFYLPLVVMLSALILRGVAFEFRYKAERMRGIWDFCFFGGSLVATFVQGMTVGALVEGLPIANGQYTGGDFGWFSPFAVLCGIGLCFGYALLGACWLIRKCDGDVKAAAYHQVPYLSIGLLVFLVAVFSFALAENLQIMHRWVERPYLFFFPAIAALAAIVLAISVERHRDGLPFYMVALIFLSAFGTLANSFWPYMIPYVMTVEEAAAPHSSLAFMFWGEGLFVYPLMLIYTVISYRVFRGKVRATPMH, from the coding sequence ATGGTGACCTACTGGGTATCGCTGCTCGCCATCAGTATTCTGCTGTATGTCCTGCTGGACGGCTTCGACCTCGGCATCGGGATCCTGTTTGGGCTGACACGTGATGAAGCGAGGCGGCACGCCATGTGGGGGGCTGTCGCGCCGATCTGGGACGGTAACGAGACATGGCTGGTCGTCACCGCGGTTATCCTGTGGGGAGCATTTCCGGCCGTATATGCGATGCTGATGTCCGCGTTCTACCTTCCGCTCGTCGTCATGCTGTCAGCTCTCATCCTGCGCGGTGTGGCGTTCGAGTTTCGCTACAAGGCAGAGCGGATGCGCGGGATCTGGGACTTCTGCTTTTTCGGCGGCTCGCTGGTGGCGACCTTCGTCCAGGGCATGACCGTCGGCGCGCTGGTAGAGGGGTTGCCGATCGCGAACGGTCAGTACACTGGCGGCGATTTTGGCTGGTTCAGCCCGTTCGCCGTACTTTGCGGTATCGGGCTGTGTTTCGGCTACGCGCTTCTTGGCGCCTGTTGGCTGATCAGAAAGTGCGATGGGGACGTCAAGGCGGCCGCCTATCACCAGGTTCCTTATTTATCGATCGGACTACTGGTCTTCCTCGTTGCCGTGTTCTCCTTTGCGTTGGCTGAAAATCTCCAGATCATGCATCGATGGGTCGAGCGTCCCTATCTCTTCTTCTTTCCCGCTATCGCTGCCTTGGCGGCAATCGTGCTTGCGATCAGCGTTGAGCGCCATCGCGACGGATTGCCGTTCTACATGGTCGCGCTGATCTTTCTGTCGGCCTTCGGAACATTGGCCAACTCGTTCTGGCCGTACATGATCCCCTACGTCATGACAGTCGAGGAGGCCGCGGCGCCTCATTCCAGTCTGGCATTCATGTTCTGGGGGGAGGGGCTCTTCGTTTACCCGCTGATGCTGATCTACACGGTGATCAGCTATCGGGTATTTAGGGGGAAGGTACGCGCGACACCGATGCACTGA
- a CDS encoding cytochrome ubiquinol oxidase subunit I yields the protein MDSAALFLSRIQFAFTISFHIIFPAFTIGLAAWLTVLEALHLRTGRSAYRVLFDFWLKIFGLAFGMGVVSGIVMAFQLGMNWSVLSRMSGPIQGPLLSYETFTAFMLEATFFGVLIFGRPRVPPWFYLFSTAMVALGTTFSAFWIMVNNSWMQAPVGYAVEKGIFVPHDWTAINFSPVVWVRFPHMLLAAYLTGAFCVAATGAWYLLRGRFMAEAKIMLRMGLCLAAVLMPIQLFIGHLAGDYVHDRQPEKFAAIEGRWHDEQPASEVLVGIPDEASASNKYAISIPVLGSLIGSMSFDSKEVGLTSFPRQDWPPVLIPFFTFRIMVGCGLIMLALAFIGSYLSLTRRIGRYRLFLWATFLSFPLPFIATWTGWFTAEVGRQPWAVYGLLRTADAMTPFLTAQAAAISLVIFAIVYTFIFSFGVFYIYRLMRTGLVRPMVTPAFAAVPNRPLSLAGEDARVLAEAGE from the coding sequence ATGGACTCCGCGGCTCTATTCTTGTCGCGAATTCAATTCGCATTCACCATTTCATTCCACATCATATTTCCGGCCTTCACCATCGGGCTGGCAGCCTGGCTCACCGTCCTTGAGGCGTTGCATTTGCGCACCGGTCGCTCGGCTTATCGCGTGCTGTTCGACTTCTGGCTCAAGATATTCGGCCTAGCGTTCGGGATGGGGGTCGTATCCGGCATCGTGATGGCGTTTCAGCTCGGCATGAACTGGAGCGTGCTGTCCAGGATGTCGGGGCCCATTCAGGGGCCGCTGCTTTCGTACGAGACGTTCACGGCTTTCATGCTGGAGGCGACGTTTTTCGGGGTTCTCATTTTTGGCCGACCTCGCGTCCCCCCGTGGTTCTATCTCTTTTCAACCGCTATGGTTGCCCTGGGAACGACGTTCTCCGCCTTCTGGATCATGGTCAACAATAGCTGGATGCAAGCACCAGTCGGCTACGCCGTGGAAAAGGGAATATTCGTTCCGCACGACTGGACTGCAATCAACTTCAGCCCGGTGGTGTGGGTGCGGTTCCCGCACATGTTGCTTGCGGCATACTTGACCGGAGCGTTCTGCGTCGCCGCGACTGGCGCATGGTATCTGCTGCGCGGGAGGTTTATGGCCGAAGCCAAGATCATGCTCCGTATGGGGCTTTGTCTGGCAGCTGTGCTGATGCCGATTCAGCTCTTTATCGGACACCTGGCCGGCGACTATGTTCATGACCGCCAGCCCGAAAAATTTGCGGCCATCGAGGGCCGCTGGCATGACGAGCAGCCCGCCAGCGAAGTCTTGGTTGGCATTCCCGATGAAGCGTCGGCGAGCAACAAATACGCGATCTCGATACCCGTTCTTGGAAGCCTGATCGGAAGCATGAGCTTTGATTCCAAGGAGGTCGGGTTGACCAGTTTTCCGCGGCAGGACTGGCCTCCGGTACTTATCCCGTTTTTCACCTTTCGTATCATGGTCGGGTGCGGGTTGATCATGCTGGCGCTCGCCTTCATCGGCTCGTACCTCAGTCTCACGCGACGGATCGGTCGATACCGCCTGTTCCTGTGGGCGACATTTCTGAGCTTCCCGTTGCCCTTTATCGCGACGTGGACCGGCTGGTTCACCGCCGAGGTTGGTCGGCAGCCTTGGGCGGTCTACGGGTTGCTTCGAACCGCTGACGCGATGACCCCGTTCCTGACCGCCCAAGCGGCGGCGATCTCGCTCGTGATCTTTGCAATTGTCTACACGTTCATTTTTTCGTTCGGCGTCTTCTACATCTATCGGCTGATGCGGACCGGCTTGGTGCGGCCAATGGTGACGCCGGCATTTGCGGCGGTGCCCAACCGGCCGCTTTCGCTTGCCGGCGAGGATGCACGCGTGCTGGCGGAAGCTGGAGAATAG
- a CDS encoding NAD(P)-dependent oxidoreductase: MAAARPPALGEIGFVGLGRMGAAMAANLAAKGRQVIAYVRRPDRVGELEALGLRPTTDIGDLLHCDVVISMLPDDDVVREVVFGRTEVGLDGLAAGLMPGAIHLSMSTISTAAASLLAREHARNGQGYVAAPVFGNPDAAKARQLFIVAAGVAADVERCQPILDSLGQRTFVIGDEPGNANLVKLLGNMMSATALEMLGEVVAVLRKHGLDPQPFIDIMTSTMFGGRAHKIYGDKIARQSYAPGFVLPLVLKDVRLALAEAENAGAPMPSVGVVRDRLITGIARGYGELDWTALGRIAEEEAGLYAAPPVAAD; the protein is encoded by the coding sequence TTGGCCGCTGCCCGCCCGCCGGCGCTGGGCGAAATTGGGTTTGTCGGCCTCGGCCGCATGGGGGCGGCGATGGCCGCCAACCTCGCGGCCAAGGGACGACAGGTGATCGCCTATGTCCGCCGCCCGGATCGGGTCGGCGAGCTTGAGGCACTCGGTCTGAGGCCCACCACGGACATTGGCGATCTGCTCCACTGCGACGTCGTCATCAGCATGTTGCCGGACGACGACGTCGTGCGCGAAGTCGTGTTCGGTCGCACGGAGGTTGGCCTCGACGGTCTGGCCGCGGGTCTGATGCCCGGCGCAATCCATCTGTCGATGAGTACGATCAGCACGGCGGCTGCATCGTTGCTGGCGCGCGAGCATGCGCGGAACGGACAAGGTTATGTCGCTGCGCCGGTCTTCGGGAATCCGGATGCCGCCAAGGCGCGCCAGCTGTTCATCGTTGCCGCCGGCGTCGCGGCCGATGTCGAGCGCTGCCAGCCGATCCTCGACAGCCTCGGACAAAGGACGTTCGTGATCGGTGACGAGCCGGGAAACGCAAATCTCGTCAAACTGCTCGGCAATATGATGAGCGCCACGGCACTAGAGATGCTCGGAGAAGTCGTTGCCGTACTCCGGAAGCATGGGCTGGATCCCCAGCCCTTCATCGACATCATGACGAGCACAATGTTCGGCGGGCGTGCGCACAAAATTTACGGCGACAAGATTGCTCGACAGAGCTACGCCCCGGGATTTGTCTTACCCCTCGTGCTCAAGGATGTGCGGCTTGCCCTTGCAGAAGCAGAGAACGCGGGCGCTCCGATGCCATCGGTGGGCGTGGTTCGAGACCGGTTAATCACGGGAATCGCGCGGGGTTACGGCGAACTCGACTGGACCGCCCTGGGGCGCATCGCCGAGGAGGAAGCCGGTCTCTACGCCGCGCCACCGGTCGCTGCCGATTGA
- a CDS encoding aldo/keto reductase produces MSPVAIGTWAIGGWMWGGTDEAESVATIQAAFEHGINLVDTAPVYGFGRSEEIVGRAIAESGSRSHVLIATKAGLQWENGRVSRNASRARIMREVEDSLRRLRTDYIDIYQVHWPDPLITIEETADAMHMLLEQGKIRAIGVSNFSVGQMERFRCVAPLHVLQPPYNLFERGIETDLLPYCRKNNIAMLGYGALCRGLLSGRMQANTAFGGDDLRRADPKFLEPRFAQYQTAVHRLDRLAQQRFGKRVIHLAVRWMLDQGITTALWGARHPDQLQPVDEVVGWSLDASAKLEIDRILRETITDPVGPEFMAPPSRSVAA; encoded by the coding sequence GTGTCGCCCGTCGCCATTGGCACCTGGGCCATCGGCGGGTGGATGTGGGGCGGAACCGACGAAGCTGAATCTGTCGCCACTATCCAGGCCGCTTTCGAGCACGGCATCAACCTTGTCGACACCGCCCCCGTCTACGGATTCGGCCGCTCTGAAGAGATCGTTGGCAGGGCGATCGCTGAAAGCGGGTCACGCTCGCACGTGCTAATTGCCACCAAGGCTGGACTTCAATGGGAGAACGGAAGGGTATCTCGCAACGCCAGCCGCGCCCGCATCATGCGCGAGGTCGAAGATTCCTTGCGCAGGCTTCGAACCGATTACATCGATATCTATCAGGTCCATTGGCCTGATCCGCTGATTACGATCGAAGAAACCGCGGACGCAATGCACATGCTGCTTGAGCAGGGGAAAATCCGCGCCATCGGGGTGAGTAATTTTTCGGTCGGCCAGATGGAGCGGTTTCGCTGCGTCGCGCCGCTGCATGTGCTGCAGCCGCCGTACAACTTGTTCGAACGCGGCATCGAGACCGACCTTCTACCCTACTGCCGAAAGAACAACATTGCGATGCTGGGATATGGGGCGCTGTGCCGGGGCCTCCTGTCCGGACGGATGCAGGCAAATACGGCTTTCGGTGGCGACGATTTGAGGCGCGCCGACCCGAAGTTCCTCGAGCCTCGCTTCGCGCAATATCAGACCGCTGTACACAGGCTCGATCGACTCGCTCAGCAACGCTTCGGCAAGCGGGTTATTCATCTGGCGGTCCGGTGGATGCTCGATCAGGGCATCACCACGGCATTGTGGGGCGCCCGGCATCCCGATCAGTTGCAGCCGGTAGACGAAGTGGTGGGTTGGTCGCTCGATGCCTCCGCCAAGCTCGAGATCGATCGGATCCTGCGCGAAACCATCACCGATCCGGTTGGCCCGGAATTCATGGCCCCGCCGTCGCGGAGCGTTGCAGCGTGA